GAGACGCTTGGCTCATCAGAGGATCGAAGTCCATGGTCCTCTTCAGAGTCGCTCCACACGCCATTTTATCAAGAGTTGTGTTTGATTAAAAAAGGATGTGAAATGGGACAGGAAATAACCCGAGCAGCGACAGACCCCCGCTAGTCGCAGTCCAGCTCTGATCACAAGGGAACGACAGAACTCGGTcgcttcgtttttatttaaatcctgcgTTGCGCTCGCGGCCAAAACCTTGGCTAAGAAAACATAAAGGCGTGTATGCGGTGAGAAACGCAGTTGTGGAGTCGATTCTCCTCAGAAAAGCGCTGATGATGTCGGATTGAGTCTTGAGCGAGCGCTAGCCGGCTAACAGAGATGGCGTTGAAACAAAACATTTGACGAGGATGCTTCTCTGCGCATGCGCGGAGACTTTCAGGCGAAGCCGGTACTTGTAGTTTTTTGCGCGTTCTTCCTCGCAAACGACTCCTGTCAAGACCTGACATAGTAACTACAAAACCCAAAAAACCCTGCTCGCAGTTTTCTCCAATGAAGTCGCTCATTGGTTGTTTTGGATCGTTTGTGATTTTGAAAAAAGCCCCTATATATCTCCTCCCATCGACACGGAAAGGCTCAAAACGACACCCAACCCAACTACTCCTGACTTTAATTAATATGAAACGGAGCAAATAATTAAAGCACTTGTAAAACATGAAAGAACAGATGCGAACACTGATCTTCTCTCATTATAATATAGACTATTTCATAATATCAGGGCCGTGTACGGGTTCGCTTTCATTTAAGGCCCAAATGTTCCTGTCACATTCATCTTTATATTCGGATCACATCATTAGTTTTCTTTCATCACACACAAAAATGATCATTCGGTCATCAGTTGTTCAacacaaacctgtatgaattactttcttctgtggaacataaacacgagatattttgatgaatgttggtAACAGGATTGGAGAATgttagttacttttaaaagtaatacacTGCATTACTTCCTAAAAAAAGTAGTTAATTATGTTACGTTGTTACtgtttatggaaagtaatgttacttttgcgttactttttctcatctggCTTGGTCTTATTTTTCTATCTTcggaaacaaagaaaagaaaagaaacaaatgttatgcTTATCTAAAGTAATTTTTGCTAATTAGTATGGTTGATCAttgaaggtcagcagcaaagattTGAATTAgttgatgtattttatttcaagtaacaaaaatatatattttaagatttttagtaTTTTGGttgactataataaccctggtgtaAAGAAAATGTCTTAATCGGAATCTACTTTACCTTTCAATACATACATATGAAGAcatttttacttaagtaattttttttaccattttaaaacTGTTTCAAAGTTTACCATTGCGTCCAGGAAAAAAAACCATGAACATTTAGTGCTTTAATAAAGCAAGAACGCCTGGGTTATGTATATTAAAGATAATAATTTAGTAGTATACAGATTAATATGGCATGTTTATTCCTGattaaaatacaaacatttaaatgttttaataaagatttggcatatttcaatatttacagtatttgatAAATACCAAAGTGAATAAAAATTCTGAATGTCTGTTTGACAACATGTAGCCAAATTtggtcttttgtgtgtgtgtgtgtgtgtgtgtgtgtgtgtgtgtgtatctgtgtgtttgtgtgtgtgtgtgtgtgtgtgtgtgtctgtttgcgtgtgtatctgtgtttttgtgtgtgtatctgtgtgtgtgtgtgtgtgtgtgtgtgtttgcatgtgtatctgtgttttgtgtgtgtatctgttgtatctgtgtgtgtgtgtgtgtatgtgtgtctgtttgcatgtgtatctgtgtgtgtgtgtgtgtgtgtgtgtgtgtctgtttgcgtgtgtatctgtgtgtgtgtgtgtgtgtgtgtgtttgcatgtgtatctgtgttttgtgtgtgtatctgttgtatctgtgtgtgtgtgtgtatgtgtgtctgtttgcatgtgtatctgtgtgtgtgtgtgtgtgtgtctgtttgcgtgtgtatctgtgtttttgtgtgtgtatctgtgtgtgtgtgtgtgtgtgtgtttgcatgtgtatctgtgttttgtgtgtgtatctgttgtatctgtgtgtgtgtgtgtgtatgtgtgtctgtttgcatgtgtatctgtgtgtgtgtgtgtgtgtgtgtgtgtctgtttgcgtgtgtatctgtgtttttgtgtgtgtatctgtgtgtgtgtgtgtgtgtgtctgtttgcatgtgtatctgtgttttgtgtgtgtatctgttgtatctgtgtgtgtgtgtatgtgtgtctgtttgcatgtgtatctgtgtgtgtgtgtgtatctgtgtgtgcgtgtgtgtgtgtgtgtgtatctgtgtttttgtgtgtgtgtgtgtgtgtgtgtgtctgtttgcgtgtgtatctgtgtttttgtgtgtgtatctgtgtgtgtgtgtgtgtgtgtctgtttgcgtgtgtatctgtgtttttgtgtgtgtatctgtgtgtgtgtgtgtgtgtttgcatgtgtatctgtgtgtgtgtgtgtgtgtgtgtgtgtctgtttgcgtgtgtatctgtgtttttgtgtgtgtatctgtgtgtgtgtgtgtgtctgtttgcgtgtgtatctgtgtttttgtgtgtgtatctgtgtgtgtgtgtgtgtgtgtctgtttgcgtgtgtatctgtgtttttgtgtgtgtatctgtgtgtgtgtgtgtgtttgcatgtgtatctgtgtgtgtgtgtgtgtgtgtgtctgtttgcgtgtgtatctgtgtttttgtgtgtgtatctgtgtgtgtgtgtgtttgcatgtgtatctgtgttttgtgtgtgtatctgttgtatctgtgtgtgtgtgtgtatgtgtgtctgtttgcgtttgtatctgtgtttgtgtgtgtgtgtcatgtgtaACCATGGTAACGGCTGTATTCTGTTCCTAAAGTGCCTCATGCTGTCTGAAAGTGAACTGCATTTTTATTCAGCCCGTCTGCTGCTTTGTTCACAtcaatgagaaaatctgaatgaaCTTTCAATGGAAAATAAGCTAATGTGCTTTCTAAAAATCCAAGCCATTTGGATAATAAGATCTAGAATTATTCACATAGTTTGAATCGTCCCAAGACCACAATACCGTTGATATTAATGACTGTTAGTTTTACAGCGCGTCCCCAAAGCGATGATGCAAACTGCcatttcaacctgttttattgtatttattatttcagtGGCGGTTATGTGCTTCCACATGAGTCTACGGTGTGTCTCTCCCGCACCGCGAGGACGAGCCCGAGCCCGTGAGCGGCCGCGTCAGAGACCCCGTCGGTGCGCGCGCGCGTGCGTGAGCAGCGCTGCCCGCCATTTTACAGTATTGGGCATCAAGCGGAGCTCCGCCGGGGAGTCGGTAACCGCCCAGAACACACACTCGACACGAGCACACCCGAACCGACCAGCAGAAGCCCGTCAGGTAAGCGCGCGGCCGCTCGGGGCTGGTAACCGTGGCGTCTCGTGCGGCGGAGGCGTTTATTCTCCCGGTGTTTGGAAACAATGCCCGGGGGGAGGGGGTTACCGGACACGGCCACTGTGCGAGAGCAGGCCCTCTGAACAACCGTCTCAACGCGCAGCGGTGTCTGTTATTAGTTATTACAGCATGTAGGCTGCGCGCTAAATGAGCTGATATTGTGCGTAAGTCACGCTGCTGAGCTAGCAGGCTAATGCTAATGCGCCTGAATCACAATTGAATTAAAACGCATTTATCTTGCAGCTTTTCTAAATTTCATAAGCTGTTTTGGTGGCTCGCTTATTAACAGCACGTTCTGCGCAGTGCTTTGTCGTCACGTAGTTCTTTAAAGAGCACTTTGTTATGTGTGTAACGTAAACTAACGCTATCTACGGCGGGCCTGAGACTCGTGCTGCGCGCCCACGCGAACGCGCGTGTTTAGCTATTCACATTGACTGAGCGCTTGTGTGTTTGCAGactacacgcgcacacacacacacacacacacacacacacacacacacacacacactggatgaAATAAACGGGGAGTGTGAGAGACGTCTACCTGTAACGTTAGATGATTGAGGGCTGTTTGCTAGGATGCTTCATGCATGTATGATGCATGcatgggtggtgttagcgcagtggataagacgcatgcctgtggtgtgggagacccgggttcgaatccactgtgaaccgccagtgtgtccctgagcaagacacttaacccctagttgctccagaggcgtgcgacctctgacatatatagcaattgtaagtcagctaaatgaataaatgtaaatgtaaatgtatgataGTGTAGAATCATACATGCATATTGTGTAGAATCATACATGCAAATCCAGCATATATTTATCATTCATTGCATGCAGGTAAAAAAAAGATTGGGTTATTCCGAGATTGCAGTATGAAACCCTATACATAAAATTGAATACCCACTTAATTTGTGTAAATGTCTACCCAAACCTGCAGTAATTTGGCTCATTGCATTTGAACAGATTTCTGGAGACATGGCCACAGAACACATTAATGGGAATGGTACAGAAGAGCCGATGGACACGTCTGCTGCAGTTACCCATTCTGACCACTTCAACACTTTAGTAGAAGCTGGTCTACCACAGAAAGTTGCTGAAAAGCTAGATGAAATTTACCTGGCAGGTAAGCCAAAACTTGAACCCTGCAAATTGACATTCATCATATTCAGTGCATGTTGACCTGTCGGTGCCATGTGTTTTCTTGCGTAGAGAATTGGCAGATCATGAGCAACTTTGTGTGGTTTCACTGCAAAATGGGTACTGCAGCGTTTAATGATGTACGGTGCACGGTCTGCAGAAATACAGACTGAACTGAGCGTGTCTGATCCTGAGAGCAGCCTTTCTGGGGATTATCTGTGTGCTGTTAGATTGGGGGGGAGGGGGGCGTACACCAGGACAATAGAGACCGCTGTCCAGAGCGGAGACATCATTACGAAGGGGCTGGGTGCTCCTGGGATAATCATCATTTCTGTACGAACGAGGTGCTGCTGTTGACTCTGTCTGTAGTGTTAGTGATGACCGATCAGGAGGTTTCTGTGTTTGTGGAAAACCAGAAAATATCAGGATAATTAGAGCGCAAAATGCTCTTGTCCCGTAATCACAAGTGACTGAAGTGGTCTGTGCTGAAGCCCTGTCCAAATGATGAGACCATGaactctctctctgagtgtgctGATGTGTTCCTCGAGCCTGACCGGACGGGGCTGAAGCGTCCTGCCGTCGTCTCCTCTCTCGGCCACGCTGAGCTGTCCCTGTTCTCTCCCTGCAGGCCTCGTGGAGCACAGTGACCTGGATGAGAGGGCCATCGAAGCTCTGAAAGAGTTCGATGAGGAAGGGGCACTGCAAGTTCTGGTCCAGTTCAAAGAGAGCGACCTGTCCCATGTGCAGGTAAGAGCTCTCgctctgctctgtgtgtcagtgtaGTGAAGGAGCGAAGGATTCACtgactcgctcgctcgctctctttcACTCAGAACAAAAGTGCCTTTCTCTGTGGAGTGATGAAGAcctacagacagagagagaaacaggggACCAAAGTTGTAGATTCCACGAAAGGACCAGATGAAGCAAAGATTAAGGTGCGCTTGGACTTTTTATTTAAcgcattttattaaaatgaaacgagTGCCTGTGTTGATTGGTTTGGTGGTGTTTTTCAGACGTTGCTGGAGAGGACAGGCTACACTCTTGATGTCACTACAGGTCAGCGCAAGTACGGCGGTCCTCCTCCTGAGACGGTGTATGCCGGTGCTCAGCCCACGGTCGGGACAGAGGTAATCAGCGCTGTCTGAATGATGAGTGTTGTACAGCCTCTCTCCATCCGTGTGTAAGAGCGTCTGTCTGCTGTTAAACCCAGCACATGCTGCTCAGATGTAAGAGGACACAATGAAATCTGTGTGGCGTTCCTAACATAGCTTGTTAGTGCACAGTCCAGCCGGATGAAGCTAATGCCTTTTCATTATCCCACGTGATCTCATTCTTGGctgcttaacaaataaaataaatggacatCCTGATTAGAGTTGACATCTCATATGAAAACAGTAGAAGGATTTGAGCACGATGCCACCATCCAGTCACAGTTTTACTGATGCTGTACTGTAGATTTTTCTTTAAGTAattttgtgtttgtctgtttttgttttagttattatAGTACGCAAACATtaattgaaaatgtattcatgtatttatttttgttttgtttaacagTAACTCTGGTCAGTCAGTTATAAATGAATGACCCGCATCATCTTCCTGTTTTCAGATCTTCAGTGCATCTGTTTAGACTGACACTTTGAAGATTAAAGAGAattattaaattcatatttatatcaGTTTGACTGGCTAGCTCACAGACTTCTCCATACTGCAGATCTTTGTGGGGAAGATCCCGAGGGACTTGTTTGAAGATGAGCTGGTGCCTCTGTTTGAGAAGGCCGGGCCGATCTGGGACCTGCGTCTGATGATGGATCCTCTGAGCGGCCTGAACCGCGGCTACGCCTTCCTCACCTTCTGCACTAAAGAGGCTGCGCAGGAGGCCGTCAAGCTAGTAAGACACGCTGGATCACTCAGAAGAGTATCATGTGTCAACCTAGATTCACAGTCATATCTCAGAATCATCATTGGGTTATTTGTGGGGAGGTTCCAGAAAACATGTGTTTGTGTAGTGATGGACGTGGGTGTTGTTTCACAAATTCAACTGTTGTTCAGGTATTCAATCCCTgtttttctcctctcagtgtaaCAATCATGAAATTCGCCCGGGCAAACAAATTGGCGTGTGTATATCAGTGGCAAACAACAGACTCTTTGTGGGCTCCATTCCCAAGAGCAAGACGAAAGAACAGATCGTTGAAGAGTTTTCCAAAGTCACAGGTGAGCTTCATCTGTGTCCTGTCAACGTGCTCATTTCTTTTGGTTTCTTCAGATACACCTTTAACATCCTTTCTCTGTTTCTTAGAGGGTCTTACTGACGTCATCCTTTACCATCAGCCAGATGATAAGAAGAAGAACAGGGGCTTCTGTTTTCTGGAGTACGAGGACCACAAAACAGCAGCACAGGCTCGACGGAGGCTCATGAGCGGGAAGGTGAAGGTCTGGGGCAATGTGGTCACCGTCGAGTGGGCCGACCCCATTGAGGATCCCGACCCGGAGGTCATGGCAAAGGTCAGAACACGATCCAACAAGGTCTTTGGTGAAGGGGTTGTTCTGAAAGACGTTCCTGTTGAGATTCTCTTTCCACATTCTCTTCAGATAAGACCTTTCTGAAGCGGTAGTTTACTGTCGACTTGACGTTGGTTGGAGACTTCCTTCTGTTTTGGGAGCACTGTTGATCAGAGTCTTGGGGTTTTCAACTGACCTAAATCCCAGACTGATGTAACAGCGCTTATATTCGTGCCTCGTCTTCTCTTGCAGCTAGAGAGCTCATGTTGTCATCTCATCTGCTCCTAGGTGAAAGTGTTGTTCGTCAGGAACCTGGCAAACAGCGTCACAGAGGAAATACTTGAAAAAGCGTTCGGCCAGTTTGGCAAACTGGAGCGAGTGAAGAAACTGAAAGACTACGCCTTTATTCACTTTGACGAGAGAGATGGGGCGGTCAAGGTGAGACGCTCGGGAACAAGAGTGTTTTGTTGAGCGGTCGTTACAGTGGTGTGATGGATGTGGATGTTTGCAGGCGCTGGCAGAAATGAACGGTAAAGCTTTAGAGGGAGAACACATTGAGATCGTGTTCGCCAAGCCACCCGACCAGAAGCGGAAAGAGAGGAAGGCACAGCGTCAAGCAGCGAAGACACAAATGTGAGTTTTGTGGGTTTACCTCAGGGGTGTCCAGCCCTGCTCATGATGGGCAGCTGTCCTCCAACTCTTACCCAGCACACGTGGTGTTTGGGGTCCTCCTGGTGAGCtcaggcaggtgtgtgtgtgtgtgtgtgtgtttggggttgGAGCTGGACTCTGCAGTCCTCTAGGAGCAGACGCGTTACAGCTCTGTATCTCTGAGATGAGTGATCTTAGAGCAGCTTGTCACTTCATATGAATGTAAACATCTGTGCTCTTCTGTCCCAGGTATGATGATTACTACTACTACGGGCCTCCTCAGATGCCGCCTCCTGCCAGGGGCCGGGGCAGGGGTGCCAGTCGGGGCGGTTACTCCTACCCACCTGACTATTATGGCTACGAAGATTACTACGACTATTATGGTTATGATTACGATTACCATAACTACAGGGGCGGCTATGATGACCCGTACTTCGGCTACGATGACTTCCAGGCGCCCGCTCGAGGCAGAGGGGTGCGCGGCGGGGCTCGAGGCGGGGCGTCTCCGTGGCGGGGCAGAGGGGCCAGCACTCCACGGGGCCGACCGGGCTTCCCTCAGCGCGGAGGTCTGGGGGCCAGCAGGGGCCCACGCGGAGGAGCCAGAGGCGGGGTTCTGCCGAGAGGCCGCGGGGTACGTGCTGCTCGGGGTGGACGCGGTGGAAATGTAGGAGGCAAGCGCAAAGCCGATGGCTACAACCAGCCAGATTCCAAACGGCGCCAGACCATTAATCAGAACTGGGGCTCGCAACCCATTGCACAGCAACCCTTGCAAGGTGGCGATCATTCTGGTAACTATGGTTACAAATCTGACAACCAGGAGTTTTATCAGGATTCTTTTGGGCATCAGTGGAAGTAGAGAATGTAGGGCTCTtttgttttcacttcacaaacaacaaaaaattaccCAATCCTTTTTATAGAGACTTGATTGGCCCTGAGATCCATTAACGGTTGCCTCTCTGCTCTTGTACATATTTTAAGAATCCGCTTGGACTCGATCAGTAGTCACTCCCTCCTGCTTCTGCCGaactgtttgttttatgttttgtttggaagTCGTttcctactttaaaaaaaaaaaaatcgggatTGAAATTTTTAAATTAGCAGTTTTGTGCTCAACCTGTCTATTTGGCTATATAGTACCATGTGTGTTCATAGGATTTCTCCTCTTCATGTCTTAAGTAggtaacagcaacaacaacaaaaaaggacaaaaaaaaaaaaaaaacgaaagtgTCTCCTAAACTTGTATtcaacgaagaaaaaaaaaaatgaaattactaTTTGTATGTTACAAAAGATAATGCTAGTCAAATAGCTTGTCTTGTTTTTGGGGAAAacgataaaaaaaagaaaaaggaaaaaaaaaggactttgatCCTAATTTTTGGCTTTACATTTTGGCTTGTATTCTTTGCTGTTTGTCTGCTTGAATAAACATACACGCACCAGTGTACAAAAACTCAAATTGTGTTTCAAATTCATGTTTCGGCAAATTCTCTCTTCAAATTGCCTACAAATTTATGGCTCCTTGTGGAAGAAAAAGGACTAAAGGTTTGCCTGTAGACGTGCTGCTCCCTCACTCTGCATGCCTCAAATTGATCTCACCCAGTTGAAGTCCACATCCTCTCTCCACTCAAGCTTTGTGTAAACACATACCCCATTTCACACGACCTCCAACTGAGAGGCCTTTCTTTACTCCGATTCACTGCCTTCTCTCCTGAGGTCCCCGTGCGTTTGGGCTTCAATGGGGTTTTGTTAGAGGAACTCCACGAGGACCGAGGCTAAACTCGATGATAGCCACAGAAAGCACAATTTGATGCTAAACAGCGAGTCCAGACGAGGCGTCGTTGTCGCTGGAAGCTCTAACTCTCTTTGCTCTTGCACGTTTGTCCCCAATTTGAGCCACTGGGAAGCTGCCATGCATGACTGTTTTTGCTTTCCTTCTTCTGTATGTCTGTAACTTTCCCGCCCCCTCCAGATCTCCCAATTCCTGTGGCTTCGACCCGAGCCTCTGTTGTGCATGCTGAATCATAGGGTGTCGTCGCCAGTCTCTAGTCAATGCATTTAGCTTTCTGTCTTTGACATCTGCTTTGTGGTTGTTTGTGTCCTTGTGTGATCTCTTTGTCCTTTTGTGTTGTATTGATTGTTAACGCTCCTCTAATTTGTGTTCCTTTTGTCACCTGGCTAGCAGGGGAGCGGGGTGGAGGCTGGTCCTGACATGTCCCAGTGAAGACTGACTAGCTCACATCAGGTGGGGTCACCAGGTGCTGTCGGCGGAGGGGTGTAAGGTGCAGTCCACGCTCCAGCTCGGCTCCTGCCTTACCCAAGCAGATCTACTCCCCGTCTGCCTCCACGATTGACATCAACGCAGTGTCACgatcagacgtgtgtgtgtgtgtgtgtgtgtggactcttctttgtgttttgttttcttttgtttttgtatttaatttttaagtttaTGAGAGTGTCCCAGAACCCTCGTGTCATGAGAGAAAACGCCATTTACCGTCGAAGTAGCCCAAAGGAGTTTTATCCTTAACGTTACATGTATTTTGCACTTTGTGGATGTTTGAAGTGGCTTGGAGGAGCTTGATGCTgttgtatatttgtgtatttttaactGGAGCTTATCATGAGGACGAACGTGTTAAGCTTGTATTTGAGtcttgcctctttttttttttttcttcagttgttACACCCTGCCGTGACTGACCAGGCATTCCAGGTGCAAATGGTTCTTTTCTGAACCTTTTTTTAGGGTGTTTTTTTTGGAAAGGGTTGGTTAACTACCTCATCCTGGAGGCTGAAACTGCCctatctgtactgtacatatggaGACTTAATGCAAGCAGGGCTTTTTATATTCATCTTATGCACAAGGGCACCATCAGAGCCAATGTACCTAGTGTATTATAGTCCTtttgtaatgatgctgaacagtCAGACTGGGCATGTGAATGACACTCATGTGATGAGTCTAAAGAAGCCTTGCCTGAGCGAGACGCCTGCCTCTGAGGATGTAGTTACAGCTCGAGAGACAGGTCAGGAGGATGCTACTTGTTTGTTTGTAAAGGCTTGAACTTGAGGAAGAATCTACTTTAATAAGCTTTAGCTGCGTTTCTCAGACCCCCGCCCCAAATTAACtggttttaaaactttttttgtttgttttaaagggataattcacccaaaaatgaaaatttgatgtttatctgcttacccccagtgCATCCCAGATGTAGGTGactcttcagtagaacacaaacagatttttgcaactcaaaccgttgcagtcagTCAGTCATATAATGGTTGTCAATGGGCTCCATGGCTTTGGGAAAAACAAAAACGTAtacaaaccaaattaaaccctgcggctcatgaTACATTGAGATCTTAAGACAtgaaacgatcggtctgtgcaataaactgaacagtatttagaTGTTATACTGTCCTGAGCGCATGACGCGTGTACTTGCTCTGGCATAGTAGACATATTAGATAAATACTgtttagtttcttgcacagaccaatcatttAATATCTTAAGATCCCAATGTATCGTcatgagccacagggtttaatttgtttttgtgtacTCTTGAAGCCGTGGAGCCCATTGACtgccattataagactgatagactgcaacgttTTGAGTTCAAATTCATCGttttgttctactgaagaaacaagtcatctacatctgggatgccctgggggtaagcagataaacatcacattttcatttttgggtgaactatccctttaagaagatGCAGTCCATGTTGATGGCTGCTTGAACAATTTTGAAACCAACACCATCCCTTTTGTGAACTACATGCTGCTTAGGCATGCACAATTCACCATCGTTTTTAAAGGTAAGTCCAGAGTATCACCTGCACATGGAGACGATTCTGATAGCCGTTCAGATCAATCCGCTGCTTCCTTATTCTTTCGATGGAGGCGGTTGGGCTGGTCTGGCTGACAGGAGATCAGCTGGGATTGATATCTGTACTTAAGCTTTGCTCCTTCTCCGTCCCTGGCGCTGATTGTGAATCAGACTGGACTGGTGAGAGCGGGTCCCTTTCTGCCATCATGCCATTCCCCATTCAGTCTGTATTAAGAGCTGTGGTCAGGGCGGGCAGGATGTCTGATGTCAGTGAACTGGGCACACCATAGCTGCCTTTTCATCACATTTAATGTGATGGATTATTAAGATATGCATCGTTTTGGGCATGTTATTGGTAACTTTAATTCTCTTTAGCGCTTGTTACAGGGTTTATACGTTTTTAAAGGGATTCTGTTGAtgtttcagtttcttttttttgcctCTTTAAAAGTATTGACTGGATTTTGAATATGACTGACTACACGATTATTTCTGTATCACC
The genomic region above belongs to Carassius carassius chromosome 18, fCarCar2.1, whole genome shotgun sequence and contains:
- the LOC132092813 gene encoding heterogeneous nuclear ribonucleoprotein Q-like isoform X2; its protein translation is MQIQHIFIIHCMQISGDMATEHINGNGTEEPMDTSAAVTHSDHFNTLVEAGLPQKVAEKLDEIYLAGLVEHSDLDERAIEALKEFDEEGALQVLVQFKESDLSHVQNKSAFLCGVMKTYRQREKQGTKVVDSTKGPDEAKIKTLLERTGYTLDVTTGQRKYGGPPPETVYAGAQPTVGTEIFVGKIPRDLFEDELVPLFEKAGPIWDLRLMMDPLSGLNRGYAFLTFCTKEAAQEAVKLCNNHEIRPGKQIGVCISVANNRLFVGSIPKSKTKEQIVEEFSKVTEGLTDVILYHQPDDKKKNRGFCFLEYEDHKTAAQARRRLMSGKVKVWGNVVTVEWADPIEDPDPEVMAKVKVLFVRNLANSVTEEILEKAFGQFGKLERVKKLKDYAFIHFDERDGAVKALAEMNGKALEGEHIEIVFAKPPDQKRKERKAQRQAAKTQMYDDYYYYGPPQMPPPARGRGRGASRGGYSYPPDYYGYEDYYDYYGYDYDYHNYRGGYDDPYFGYDDFQAPARGRGVRGGARGGASPWRGRGASTPRGRPGFPQRGGLGASRGPRGGARGGVLPRGRGVRAARGGRGGNVGGKRKADGYNQPDSKRRQTINQNWGSQPIAQQPLQGGDHSGERGGGWS
- the LOC132092813 gene encoding heterogeneous nuclear ribonucleoprotein Q-like isoform X3 translates to MQIQHIFIIHCMQISGDMATEHINGNGTEEPMDTSAAVTHSDHFNTLVEAGLPQKVAEKLDEIYLAGLVEHSDLDERAIEALKEFDEEGALQVLVQFKESDLSHVQNKSAFLCGVMKTYRQREKQGTKVVDSTKGPDEAKIKTLLERTGYTLDVTTGQRKYGGPPPETVYAGAQPTVGTEIFVGKIPRDLFEDELVPLFEKAGPIWDLRLMMDPLSGLNRGYAFLTFCTKEAAQEAVKLCNNHEIRPGKQIGVCISVANNRLFVGSIPKSKTKEQIVEEFSKVTEGLTDVILYHQPDDKKKNRGFCFLEYEDHKTAAQARRRLMSGKVKVWGNVVTVEWADPIEDPDPEVMAKVKVLFVRNLANSVTEEILEKAFGQFGKLERVKKLKDYAFIHFDERDGAVKALAEMNGKALEGEHIEIVFAKPPDQKRKERKAQRQAAKTQMYDDYYYYGPPQMPPPARGRGRGASRGGYSYPPDYYGYEDYYDYYGYDYDYHNYRGGYDDPYFGYDDFQAPARGRGVRGGARGGASPWRGRGASTPRGRPGFPQRGGLGASRGPRGGARGGVLPRGRGGSGVEAGPDMSQ
- the LOC132092813 gene encoding heterogeneous nuclear ribonucleoprotein Q-like isoform X1, which produces MQIQHIFIIHCMQISGDMATEHINGNGTEEPMDTSAAVTHSDHFNTLVEAGLPQKVAEKLDEIYLAGLVEHSDLDERAIEALKEFDEEGALQVLVQFKESDLSHVQNKSAFLCGVMKTYRQREKQGTKVVDSTKGPDEAKIKTLLERTGYTLDVTTGQRKYGGPPPETVYAGAQPTVGTEIFVGKIPRDLFEDELVPLFEKAGPIWDLRLMMDPLSGLNRGYAFLTFCTKEAAQEAVKLCNNHEIRPGKQIGVCISVANNRLFVGSIPKSKTKEQIVEEFSKVTEGLTDVILYHQPDDKKKNRGFCFLEYEDHKTAAQARRRLMSGKVKVWGNVVTVEWADPIEDPDPEVMAKVKVLFVRNLANSVTEEILEKAFGQFGKLERVKKLKDYAFIHFDERDGAVKALAEMNGKALEGEHIEIVFAKPPDQKRKERKAQRQAAKTQMYDDYYYYGPPQMPPPARGRGRGASRGGYSYPPDYYGYEDYYDYYGYDYDYHNYRGGYDDPYFGYDDFQAPARGRGVRGGARGGASPWRGRGASTPRGRPGFPQRGGLGASRGPRGGARGGVLPRGRGVRAARGGRGGNVGGKRKADGYNQPDSKRRQTINQNWGSQPIAQQPLQGGDHSGNYGYKSDNQEFYQDSFGHQWK
- the LOC132092813 gene encoding heterogeneous nuclear ribonucleoprotein Q-like isoform X4 — encoded protein: MATEHINGNGTEEPMDTSAAVTHSDHFNTLVEAGLPQKVAEKLDEIYLAGLVEHSDLDERAIEALKEFDEEGALQVLVQFKESDLSHVQNKSAFLCGVMKTYRQREKQGTKVVDSTKGPDEAKIKTLLERTGYTLDVTTGQRKYGGPPPETVYAGAQPTVGTEIFVGKIPRDLFEDELVPLFEKAGPIWDLRLMMDPLSGLNRGYAFLTFCTKEAAQEAVKLCNNHEIRPGKQIGVCISVANNRLFVGSIPKSKTKEQIVEEFSKVTEGLTDVILYHQPDDKKKNRGFCFLEYEDHKTAAQARRRLMSGKVKVWGNVVTVEWADPIEDPDPEVMAKVKVLFVRNLANSVTEEILEKAFGQFGKLERVKKLKDYAFIHFDERDGAVKALAEMNGKALEGEHIEIVFAKPPDQKRKERKAQRQAAKTQMYDDYYYYGPPQMPPPARGRGRGASRGGYSYPPDYYGYEDYYDYYGYDYDYHNYRGGYDDPYFGYDDFQAPARGRGVRGGARGGASPWRGRGASTPRGRPGFPQRGGLGASRGPRGGARGGVLPRGRGVRAARGGRGGNVGGKRKADGYNQPDSKRRQTINQNWGSQPIAQQPLQGGDHSGNYGYKSDNQEFYQDSFGHQWK
- the LOC132092813 gene encoding heterogeneous nuclear ribonucleoprotein Q-like isoform X5, whose amino-acid sequence is MKTYRQREKQGTKVVDSTKGPDEAKIKTLLERTGYTLDVTTGQRKYGGPPPETVYAGAQPTVGTEIFVGKIPRDLFEDELVPLFEKAGPIWDLRLMMDPLSGLNRGYAFLTFCTKEAAQEAVKLCNNHEIRPGKQIGVCISVANNRLFVGSIPKSKTKEQIVEEFSKVTEGLTDVILYHQPDDKKKNRGFCFLEYEDHKTAAQARRRLMSGKVKVWGNVVTVEWADPIEDPDPEVMAKVKVLFVRNLANSVTEEILEKAFGQFGKLERVKKLKDYAFIHFDERDGAVKALAEMNGKALEGEHIEIVFAKPPDQKRKERKAQRQAAKTQMYDDYYYYGPPQMPPPARGRGRGASRGGYSYPPDYYGYEDYYDYYGYDYDYHNYRGGYDDPYFGYDDFQAPARGRGVRGGARGGASPWRGRGASTPRGRPGFPQRGGLGASRGPRGGARGGVLPRGRGVRAARGGRGGNVGGKRKADGYNQPDSKRRQTINQNWGSQPIAQQPLQGGDHSGNYGYKSDNQEFYQDSFGHQWK